GGGATCCTATGGATCCCTCAAGCGGTGGCGAAAGCGCTCGAAGAATCTGTCCGTGCACCCGCTCGCCGGGCCTTCCGCCTCATGGATGCGCTCCTGCGCCGCTCGAGGCTCACGGTTAGCGAGGCGCGGGATTTCACCTTGGTCGGACCGGCCCGAACGCGCACGATCATGAGGGATCTTGTCGAGGAGGTTGGATGCGCGGAGCTCGCGCCGGGATCGCCCATGCGTGTGCGGCTCTCGGGAATCCGCCGTGGTGTCCCCTCGCACGAGATGGCGATCGCGGCGTGCTTCGCGGCAACCCTCGCCCCCCTGTTCGAAGGCACCAAGCTCGAGACGGGCATGAGGGAGGGGTTACGGTACGTCGTGGGCGCGAGCCCCCGGCCGGAGAAGTTCGATCACCTCGAGCGCAAGTTCTTTTTTGTGAGGGGTGGCGGTGAGCCGGCGCTTCCGGGCAACGCGAAGTTCCTCGAGCGCCTTGCGAAAGCGATTCTCGAACAGCGGAGCGTTGCGCTCACGCATCGCCGGTTTGACGCGGACGGTCCGTCCTCAAAGGCCACCTACCAGCCCCTCTCCATCGCGATCTACGACCACCAACTCTACCTCCTCGGGAGGCGCGAATCAGACCAGGCGATCAGGTTGCTGCGATTCTCGCGCATCACCGGGGTGCGGGTTCTGCGGCGTACCTTCGACTACCCATCGGAGCTCGAGTTCAGCCCACGACAGCTTTTCGCGCAGTCGTTCGGGGTCTACCTGAAGGAGCAAAGCGAGCCCGCCGAGCCGGTGGAGATCCGTCTTCATCGACGCTGGGGCGGGTACGCGAGGGATCATCGCTGGCACCCGAGCCAATCGGTGGACGTCGGAGACGAGTACGTCACGGTGCGTCTCACGGTTCGTCTGTGCCCCGAACTCGTGGGGTGGGTCCTGAGTTTCGGCGACGAGGCTGAGGTGATCTCACCGACGACGCTTCGGCGGGATGTCGCGGGTCGCGTACAGAGACTCGCAGC
The window above is part of the Sandaracinaceae bacterium genome. Proteins encoded here:
- a CDS encoding WYL domain-containing protein — protein: MAKALEESVRAPARRAFRLMDALLRRSRLTVSEARDFTLVGPARTRTIMRDLVEEVGCAELAPGSPMRVRLSGIRRGVPSHEMAIAACFAATLAPLFEGTKLETGMREGLRYVVGASPRPEKFDHLERKFFFVRGGGEPALPGNAKFLERLAKAILEQRSVALTHRRFDADGPSSKATYQPLSIAIYDHQLYLLGRRESDQAIRLLRFSRITGVRVLRRTFDYPSELEFSPRQLFAQSFGVYLKEQSEPAEPVEIRLHRRWGGYARDHRWHPSQSVDVGDEYVTVRLTVRLCPELVGWVLSFGDEAEVISPTTLRRDVAGRVQRLAALYRSPSKGK